The Leptospira selangorensis sequence GATTGAAAAAATTTCCCATTTCATCTTCTAAAGCCTTACGATCCATAATTGGATTCGGCTTAGAAGGCGCCTGTTTTACGGGCGATCTTCCTGATTGAGAAGATTGGTTTTGTCTTGGGTCTCTTCCCCCGGCTTGGCTTCTTGCACCTTGGCGGACTTGGGGTTGCTCTTTTTGTTTGCGAAGAGCTTCATCTCTTTTTTTATCCTTATCAGAGACTACTTTTCCGCCGGCGGACTGGAACTTGTCGAACATTTCCCGCCTGGCTTTATCATCTAGGTTATTAGCACCGATACTTTTTCTGGTTTTATCGAATTCGGACATGGACTGGATTCCTTGGAAACCGCTCTGATTGTATCTTGGCTTTCTGGCGAAATAAATCAACAAAGATACTTATTTCTTGACATACTCTGAATTCCTGGGCCTGTTATTTTCCCATGATTCTTAAAAGTCTCGCCCGAGAAAATCACCTGGTACTTTCGGTCCAGGAGGATATCTTGATGGATAATTCCCGGGACTTTTACCTGGAGTTCGAGGACAGCGTTCGGGAGGGATACCCCCCCGTGGTCAGCTTTCATTTGGGTCTCGTAAAGTTTATCGACTCTTCTGGGATTGGCATTATCATCAAAGTCAGAAATCAGATCAGGGACCATCAAGGAACTGTTAATATATTCGGGCTAAATAAGTCTCTACATTCAGTTTTTAGGCTTTCCGGTCTAGACAGAATTGTAAATCTGTACACCATCGAAGAATTTCTGGAGAAATACCCCGACTTTCGGGAATTTCTGACAGTAGAATGAACCGGAAACTCTTCTAAAAAGTTCCAACAAATAGATGAATCAATTCGGCAAGAGTCCTGTAATGAATTTTTCACTTTTAGATTTTATGAAGGGAAAAGCTCTCTGTACTTCCCTGATCCTTTTTTTAGCGTTTAGTTTCTCCGGATGTTATCCTTATTTTTTCAAAGACAGGATGTTCCGCTCCGAAGGGATGGGATTTTTTACGATCAGCGTTTCTGATCTACCTGATTTTGATAAAACTTCCAAGAATGAAGATATTAAATTGGACCATCCTATCCAATTGGACCAGGCCAAAATTAAAGACTATTTTGGAAATTTAAGATATTCTAAACGTTCTTCCGTAGGTTATTTTTCGGATTTCGTATTTTCAGATCACGAACTGGATCTACTCGCGAGAGACCTTCCTTATACTTTAAAAAATCTGCCGAACGACAAACTTCTTCTTATAATCTCTAAATATGATGATACACAATCCGTGATCTCTTTCGACGAGGTTACCAGTTGTGTTCTTTGGGCGGCAGAAGGTAAGATCAATCTTCTGTTTGGACGTGTAAAACGTGAACTTGT is a genomic window containing:
- a CDS encoding STAS domain-containing protein, producing MILKSLARENHLVLSVQEDILMDNSRDFYLEFEDSVREGYPPVVSFHLGLVKFIDSSGIGIIIKVRNQIRDHQGTVNIFGLNKSLHSVFRLSGLDRIVNLYTIEEFLEKYPDFREFLTVE
- a CDS encoding LA_1326/LA_4305 family lipoprotein, giving the protein MNFSLLDFMKGKALCTSLILFLAFSFSGCYPYFFKDRMFRSEGMGFFTISVSDLPDFDKTSKNEDIKLDHPIQLDQAKIKDYFGNLRYSKRSSVGYFSDFVFSDHELDLLARDLPYTLKNLPNDKLLLIISKYDDTQSVISFDEVTSCVLWAAEGKINLLFGRVKRELVDRDAALDFSRWTRIEKIRLVHGFDGTEIAEGENVDFGQIDGLPLRKWVVFDMKNSSKYKFTPRKQYQPVKLTDENDRP